DNA sequence from the Sceloporus undulatus isolate JIND9_A2432 ecotype Alabama chromosome 4, SceUnd_v1.1, whole genome shotgun sequence genome:
ATTACTTTAGAACAGTGTGTTGACTCTCTTATTGGACCCTCACAGTAGCCCTTTGTAACAGATGATGCCTGGTTCAAGTTCACCCAGTAAGCTTCATCCCTTTGCCACAACTTGAGCTGATATGCCACttaaaaggtggaagaggaagagcattTCTCATCAGCCTTTCAAAAATGAGGCTAGTTCAGTGGTGTCGTACTATAAGTGAGTGAATGAATATCCATGGCTTATTAAGTATCTCTGGTTGTTATTTCCAAATTGAAGTATGTGTTGAAATGTTTTATAGGAAACGGTGGATCAACACTTCATGTCCTTCAGTGCTTAGAAGAGCATTATGGTGATAAATGGGATTCTCTTACTGTCTTGTTAATTCATTCTGGTAATCTTTTCCTTAAAATTACACTTCTCTTGAATTATGTAAAGTGGCTGCTTTTTTCCCTTGAAGAAAGGAGAGCAGTGAAGGTGAATTGGTATTTTTCctgcaataaaattaaatttaaattagatTGGCTTATTTAGGTCAAAGCTTCCCCAGCATCATAACCTTTAAATTGTTAAAGTTGCACTCAAAAATCCTTGatatggagggaaggaaggaaaacagaacATCAGTATCAATATCAAAGAAAATCTTACCCACATGTAATTCACCAAAAGCTGGAGAGGACAACTTAAAAGGTActtaggtgggatacaaaccgccgccatttgctctgcgcgggagccgcagcagccaaaccgcgtggctcccgtgcggagcaaaaaagaagctcaattttggagcttctttccgcggcgcactgatgacgttgtgaggcgccgctggcgcattcgcgacgtcataggcgccgcgacacatctggacgctatgcgtccagtacgtaaacatggcggtgcccatgtggaaggggcgccgccatcttgtacgtattgtatacgtactagggttaggggggtgcggaagcactgccccttcctaaccctagtacgtaNNNNNNNNNNNNNNNNNNNNNNNNNNNNNNNNNNNNNNNNNNNNNNNNNNNNNNNNNNNNNNNNNNNNNNNNNNNNNNNNNNNNNNNNNNNNNNNNNNNNNNNNNNNNNNNNNNNNNNNNNNNNNNNNNNNNNNNNNNNNNNNNNNNNNNNNNNNNNNNNNNNNNNNNNNNNNNNNNNNNNNNNNNNNNNNNNNNNNNNNNNNNNNNNNNNNNNNNNNNNNNNNNNNNNNNNNNNNNNNNNNNNNNNNNNNNNNNNNNNNNNNNNNNNNNNNNNNNNNNNNNNNNNNNNNNNNNNNNNNNNNNNNNNNNNNNNNNNNNNNNNNNNNNNNNNNNNNNNNNNNNNNNNNNNNNNNNNNNNNNNNNNNNNNNNNNNNNNNNNNNNNNNNNNNNNNNNNNNNNNNNNNNNNNNNNNNNNNNNNNNNNNNNNNNNNNNNNNNNNNNNNNNNNNNNNNNNNNNNNNNNNNNNNNNNNNNNNNNNNNNNNNNNNNNNNNNNNNNNNNNNNNNNNNNNNNNNNNNNNNNNNNNNNNNNNNNNNNNNNNNNNNNNNNNNNNNNNNNNNNNNNNNNNNNNNNNNNNNNNNNNNNNNNNNNNNNNNNNNNNNNNNNNNNNNNNNNNNNNNNNNNNNNNNNNNNNNNNNNNNNNNNNNNNNNNNNNNNNNNNNNNNNNNNNNNNNNNNNNNNNNNNNNNNNNNNNNNNNNNNNNNNNNNNNNNNNNNNNNNNNNNNNNNNNNNNNNNNNNNNNNNNNNNNNNNNNNNNNNNNNNNNNNNNNNNNNNNNNNNNNNNNNNNNNNNNNNNNNNNNNNNNNNNNNNNNNNNNNNNNNNNNNNNNNNNNNNNNNNNNNNNNNNNNNNNNNNNNNNNNNNNNNNNNNNNNNNNNNNNNNNNNNNNNNNNNNNNNNNNNNNNNNNNNNNNNNNNNNNNNNNNNNNNNNNNNNNNNNNNNNNNNNNNNNNNNNNNNNNNNNNNNNNNNNNNNNNNNNNNNNNNNNNNNNNNNNNNNNNNNNNNNNNNNNNNNNNNNNNNNNNNNNNNNNNNNNNNNNNNNNNNNNNNNNNNNNNNNNNNNNNNNNNNNNNNNNNNNNNNNNNNNNNNNNNNNNNNNNNNNNNNNNNNNNNNNNNNNNNNNNNNNNNNNNNNNNNNNNNNNNNNNNNNNNNNNNNNNNNNNNNNNNNNNNNNNNNNNNNNNNNNNNNNNNNNNNNNNNNNNNNNNNNNNNNNNNNNNNNNNNNNNNNNNNNNNNNNNNNNNNNNNNNNNNNNNNNNNNNNNNNNNNNNNNNNNNNNNNNNNNNNNNNNNNNNNNNNNNNNNNNNNNNNNNNNNNNNNNNNNNNNNNNNNNNNNNNNNNNNNNNNNNNNNNNNNNNNNNNNNNNNNNNNNNNNNNNNNNNNNNNNNNNNNNNNNNNNNNNNNNNNNNNNNNNNNNNNNNNNNNNNNNNNNNNNNNNNNNNNNNNNNNNNNNNNNNNNNNNNNNNNNNNNNNNNNNNNNNNNNNNNNNNNNNNNNNNNNNNNNNNNNNNNNNNNNNNNNNNNNNNNNNNNNNNNNNNNNNNNNNNNNNNNNNNNNNNNNNNNNNNNNNNNNNNNNNNNNNNNNNNNNNNNNNNNNNNNNNNNNNNNNNNNNNNNNNNNNNNNNNNNNNNNNNNNNNNNNNNNNNNNNNNNNNNNNNNNNNNNNNNNNNNNNNNNNNNNNNNNNNNNNNNNNNNNNNNNNNNNNNNNNNNNNNNNNNNNNNNNNNNNNNNNNNNNNNNNNNNNNNNNNNNNNNNNNNNNNNNNNNNNNNNNNNNNNNNNNNNNNNNNNNNNNNNNNNNNNNNNNNNNNNNNNNNNNNNNNNNNNNNNNNNNNNNNNNNNNNNNNNNNNNNNNNNNNNNNNNNNNNNNNNNNNNNNNNNNNNNNNNNNNNNNNNNNNNNNNNNNNNNNNNNNNNNNNNNNNNNNNNNNNNNNNNNNNNNNNNNNNNNNNNNNNNNNNNNNNNNNNNNNNNNNNNNNNNNNNNNNNNNNNNNNNNNNNNNNNNNNNNNNNNNNNNNNNNNNNNNNNNNNNNNNNNNNNNNNNNNNNNNNNNNNNNNNNNNNNNNNNNNNNNNNNNNNNNNNNNNNNNNNNNNNNNNNNNNNNNNNNNNNNNNNNNNNNNNNNNNNNNNNNNNNNNNNNNNNNNNNNNNNNNNNNNNNNNNNNNNNNNNNNNNNNNNNNNNNNNNNNNNNNNNNNNNNNNNNNNNNNNNNNNNNNNNNNNNNNNNNNNNNNNNNNNNNNNNNNNNNNNNNNNNNNNNNNNNNNNNNNNNNNNNNNNNNNNNNNNNNNNNNNNNNNNNNNNNNNNNNNNNNNNNNNNNNNNNNNNNNNNNNNNNNNNNNNNNNNNNNNNNNNNNNNNNNNNNNNNNNNNNNNNNNNNNNNNNNNNNNNNNNNNNNNNNNNNNNNNNNNNNNNNNNNNNNNNNNNNNNNNNNNNNNNNNNNNNNNNNNNNNNNNNNNNNNNNNNNNNNNNNNNNNNNNNNNNNNNNNNNNNNNNNNNNNNNNNNNNNNNNNNNNNNNNNNNNNNNNNNNNNNNNNNNNNNNNNNNNNNNNNNNNNNNNNNNNNNNNNNNNNNNNNNNNNNNNNNNNNNNNNNNNNNNNNNNNNNNNNNNNNNNNNNNNNNNNNNNNNNNNNNNNNNNNNNNNNNNNNNNNNNNNNNNNNNNNNNNNNNNNNNNNNNNNNNNNNNNNNNNNNNNNNNNNNNNNNNNNNNNNNNNNNNNNNNNNNNNNNNNNNNNNNNNNNNNNNNNNNNNNNNNNNNNNNNNNNNNNNNNNNNNNNNNNNNNNNNNNNNNNNNNNNNNNNNNNNNNNNNNNNNNNNNNNNNNNNNNNNNNNNNNNNNNNNNNNNNNNNNNNNNNNNNNNNNNNNNNNNNNNNNNNNNNNNNNNNNNNNNNNNNNNNNNNNNNNNNNNNNNNNNNNNNNNNNNNNNNNNNNNNNNNNNNNNNNNNNNNNNNNNNNNNNNNNNNNNNNNNNNNNNNNNNNNNNNNNNNNNNNNNNNNNNNNNNNNNNNNNNNgcctgagggacagcaacccggcccccggctcaaaaaggttgcctacccctgacgtatacaatacgtactatatggcagtttgtatcccgccttagattcAGAAAGCCTGTGAGATGCCTGGTACACAGTGGCTGCATTACATCAGACAGTAATCATTCTGTGCATTGTCCATTGATATGGGATGAATTATAACATTACTCACTTTATTATGGGCTTTCTTTGGATATGGTAAAAGAAGcacattttgctagttatttttcCTTTACACAGTGTAAGGCTGCAGCTTTTTGCTTGTGATCAGGGTTATGAAGCATTGTACAGATCAGGTAATACACTCTGTAATTCAAAGAGTGACTTTTGAGTTAATGAGATATGTAAGCTATTGTcatttgttttttgaaaacatAGCTTCATACCAAATACTGATACTGATTTGGCCTTGGAGTAGCAGAAGAAACTATTGTTATCCCCATTTTTTAGTCCTTAATTGTACAAATCTAAGTGTAACAATTATAAATCTAACTGTTAATATTTTTCCTTCATGTCTAACTAGCAGTCCACCTATAAAATATGATATGAGTAGAAATTTTGCTGAAATGTTCAGTAAACAACTTACAGTATACATGCTTTAAAATAGTACTATTAGTTTCATATCAGTTGACTTCCTTTCCATTCAAACTTTAATTTTCATaatgaatgaaacaaaaataatgtattagtactattttaaaacatgcacattGTATAGCATCTAAGAATAAGTATTTGATATGAAAAGATCTTATTATCTGAATGCTTTAAATGATAATGACAGTGATAATGTGAATTTATATATAAGTTCTCTAGCTAAGGCTTTTACTTCCTTGATTTGTAAACTTGTTTTGTAAATATCATAAACTGCTCTGAGTAACTggggaagaaataaaatataaatctaTGTAAATAAATCCCCTCTGCATCTAGTGTCAGAAGTGGGAATATTATTAGATCACAACTATAATCTCTCTTTGCTAGCTTGTTATCTCGGGTTGATGGGAACTACATTCCAGCAATATTGGAGGGCTATATATTTGCCACCCCATCCCATGATTTTCTGCTCCACAtttcagatataataataatgataataataatgataataataaattttatttgtataccgtttttccctagatcaaaacagtttacagaCTATAATGTTGTAAGGGTTTCCATAAAGTGTTTTTACCAAGTGGGGGTATTTTCATAGGGCTATTTCATCAGTTGGACAAAAATGGTTATATGAAGAAGCCTTGAGTTAAATCTTTTAAACTCATAGTACATGTCTGCATTATGTGCCTTAAttattcttgtttcttttcttcttcttctatgaaGGTGGATATAGTCAACGTTTACCAAATGCAAGTGCTCTGGGAAAAATTTTCACAGCTTTGCCTTTTGGAGATCCAGTTTATCAAATGCTGGATTTAAAACTGGCAATGTACATTGATTTTCCTATTCATATGAGTCCAGGTGTTTTGATTACTTGTGCAGATGATATTGAGCTCTATAACATCGAAGCAACTGAATTCATAAGGTTTGATCGGCCTGGATTTACTGCATTAGCTCATCCTTCCACCTTGACTATTGGTATGTCTCATGGTGTGTTTGTTTTGGAGCCACCATTACAAGTGACAGAAAAAAGAGACCTTGAATACAGATTTTGTCACCGTTTCCTGCATAAGCCTAGCATTGAAAGTATGTACCAGTTGGGAGCAGTGTATAAAAGGCATAATTGTCAGACAAATGAACTTCCTAGAGACCTGGAAAGTTCAACTGTGGACCCTGAATATGTGTATACAGATAGCTTATTTTACATTGATCACAGCACTGCAAAACTACTGCTAGGATTTTATAAGCAGTTGGGCATGCTTTGTTGTGAAGTAGATGCATATGGTGACTTTCTCCAAGCAATAGGGTCTGGAGCAACACAAGGTTATGCAGAAAATGTCACAAAAGAAGATTCAGGTCTAATGGAAATAAGGGAGAAGTTATTTGCTCTTCTCAAAGGATTGCCTTTCAATGTTATACTTTTAAATAACTCCAAATTCTATCACATTGGGACTATTCAAGagtgtttgtttcatttcacctCTGATAGAAAACTGAGACTGGAAATGGGTTTGCTGCCAGCTGTTTTTAGCATCTGTCCAAACGGCATAGAAGATTTAGGGAAATCACCTTGCATCATTCACAGTTTATTGAATTTACAGTGTTCTGTTGCACCTGGTTCAGTAGTTGAATATTCTAGACTTGGACCTGAGGTGTCAATAGGAACTAACTGTATTATCAGTGGCTGCTCTATTGACACAAAAGCAGACATACCACCAAATACTTTCCTGACAACACTAAGCATGAGGATTGATGGAGAATTAATGTATGTGAGCATGGTGTTTGGGATAGAAGATAATTTGAAAAAGAATGTGACAGACCTGACAGATACACAGTTGCTAAGCTTTTTTGGAATCAGCCTTGTACAGTTCTTGGAGCTCTGGGGCCTGAGTGTTTCAGGTGAGCTCTTTTCTGGTGACAAGACACATCTGAGTTTATGGACAGTTCGGATTTTCCCAGTTTGCTCCACTTTAAGTGATTCAGTGAAAGTGTCATTAGGGATTTTAAATTCAGTGCAGAACAAGTCACCTTTTAAACTGAATGGTTTTAAGCTCTTGTCTGTTGAAGAAATGCTTCAGTACAAAGATGTAGAAGACATGTTGAAGTTCCGGCAACAACTGTATGAAGAAATCAGTCtacagaaacaaaaagagaaatctgatttataaaatatatgaaaGTGGTATATTTCCCTCATTCCTTAATTTGAAGACGATTGATTGCTTTCAAGCTTGCAAAACCCCAGCAGCAAGCactacacacacattttctgtgtTTTTCATTGAAGTGGAAATAATGAAACTGCATTAACTGTGTTATTGTAGCATAACATTAATAATGCAAAAAATGCAGATAAACTATTCTTTTGatgaaaaaattaatgaaatatttcAAATCTATGAAAACACAAAAGAGGCAAATTTTCATAGCTacccattattattatgtttccattttttattaattCAAGTGTGGAATAGAACTTGTTAATTAGAAATTTGATTGAAACCCTCTTAAAACTTTTTCAAAGAATAATGTTACCTCTAGCAAAATTTTTCActttccaggtttgtttgttgCAGGTGGGCAAAATGCTTGTGCATTTTAACATGTCTATTTAAAGCTTTGCTGAATATTGAGACATCAGCATGAAAGTTAGCGTGCATGTTTCCATCACCTTTCTACATTTCTTATGGAAATTGCAGCTCCATCCTCATGCCTGTTTTTAAGGCAAATATGGCAGAGTCCAGAAAAAACAAATTGTAAGGAATTGTACCATTAAAGCAAGACTTCCCAAACACTGTACTTCTCAATTTGGAATGATAAAGTTTAATTTCAAATCTTTTTTAGTAATTTCCAAATCGCCAGTTTAAGGATATCCTGTCGTAATTTTGAGTTTCTGACCATTTCTGTGTTTGAGTTACTTAGCTGCTCTGTCAAATTGTATGTATAGATATGGATGTTAATTGTCACTTGATCATTTGTCTGTCCTTTTATTGACTGATTAATAGAAGTTAAATATCTTGTAAGCCCCAGGTGAGGAAATTGTGCTGTGTAGTCATAAACATGTTTattcaggaataaagtcttctgagctcaatgggatttactctgtGGTAACTAGGTACAGTATAAGGTTTTTGACTTACAGAACAATCCTTAACTTTCATGTTTAagattacatatttatttatggcaCTCTTTAACAGATTTCAATTTTAGTTGacttttttctattttaatacTTGCAATACTGctattttataatttgttttgtatgacattaatttgatttattatatttctttaaaaatgtttttgtaagatgctttgaagtaaaaggtggagtataaaacatataaataaaatcatgGATTGATTAAATACCATTGTTGTCAGGTTTGGTTTTGTGTGTATACAGTTCTTTTCTGTTTATCGTCACTTTGGTGTTCAACTGATTGTGCAGTCTGCAATACTGAAGCATTGAGTTGTTCCATTATGTCTTTGTTCAGTTTTGaacaaagtaaaaataataattttgtggcTAAACTGCCAGGTAAGACAAGAATCTAATAGAATTATTCCAGCCCCTGCTCCCTCTGCAGAGAAAAGAAGGCCATGCTTTGTGAGCCCAGGGCAAAATGTGCCAGTTCTTCCCCTCTGGGTAGCCTAAAAGTCCAGACTGAAACTGGCTTGTCCAGAAGATTCAGATCcacttcagaggtggttttttttggggtgtgtgtgtgtgtgtgtgtgtgtattgtaattCCAGTTTgaatatacagtccaccctctaTATTGGCATGCAAACAATCTATAACTTGGACCATCTGTGGATGACCCCCACCCCATTATTGTGAATGGTGGTGtgtggatggaaccatggcaacaCTGTCACATGCACTTCATGCATCCATTGGCACTAATGGGACATGAAATCCCATGTTTTTCATCTGTGGGGGGAGGTGTGGAATGGAACTCCCATCGATACAGAGGATAGACTACATTTAGATGTTGATGGGAGTCACTATGGAGTCAAGCAGAGGGGCAGGaaagtggcccaaagctgctTCTTCTGAGAGCAGGCTGAGACCCCATTGACTGCACTGACCGCTCCCAGAGTGGCCTGCATGCGCACACCATAACCATTCAGCATAGCCATGCTGctgggttgttttttaattttgtccCTACCATCCATGTCTACTGTCACAGGAACACACTGCCAGCAAATGCCtcctgcctagatgccatcccattggatggccacccTCTTTGATTGTGCAATCGCACCTGAGACCCTGCACTGGACATCAGAGCAGAGTTATGCCCGGTAAGACACTGGCAATGCACAATCATGTCACCCTTCACACCCTGCCCCATCTtgggactgtctggtttgtgtatattgtacttatagccattggaggtgtcacactcaTTTTTTTCCTATTGCTGCCTTGATAGCAggtttcattctttttaaatgtgaACCTAAGTGTTAAGGTTAGGATGGAGCACTTAGTTGGATTGGGTCATTTGATTTAAGGTTTATCTTTGGCTACTTTTTCAGGTTAAAAGAGGAACAATTTGGTATAGAAACATATGCACACTTACCTTTGTACCCCCTAACAGTCAGCCTCGCAAACAAAATCCCTTTCCCATTATTTCAAAATGTCTATTTTTGTAATCATCCAAAGCCTTTTCATTCCAGCCGTCTTTTATGCAAATGCTTATTCAACAGCTTTAACCACAAGACTGACACACAAACTTTGCATGCTTTGTAGAACTGGCATATTAAATAGAACATTGGGATTCCAGTAATTCagattctttcattctttttataatttttatatgaAAAATAAGAGTTTGTTATGCATACATTCTAACAGGTACATGGTGGATAGAAATTACAGAAGTATGAAATGCATCCTATTCAAGTAATAAACTAAGGCAATCTTTTTATTTATAGGGGTTTGTTCATAAGTATTAGAATCCCGATCTTTGCCCTCCATCATTCAATCTCAGTTATTTTTGCTTCCAAGCACtttattatttccccctttttggcACCTTATCAGGGTTTTCTAATTTATTTGTGCTGAACTGGCCTCCATTTATATGACTCCCATTTCACTTTTtagcagatcttggaaaagtaactactggggttttgttgttgttaactgcctttgagtcgacctcaactcatgggagtcctgtggatgagacatctccaagaaccatCCTCATcctctttgctcaggtcctgtagccTTCCTGTTTTAAGTTTAACCATctagtggtttataaataataataaaaaaatattagtgTGTGATCTTAATCTCTGCCCTCAAACTTTccatgcattattgtcttttccaatgagttgtgccttccaCGATGTTGCCAAAGCAGTAGActtccatgatgtggccaaagtaggctGAAGTCTCAGTTTAGTCCTCTTGGCTACCCCTCCTAGAACTCCCCTTTCTAGGAGTGGTAGCTTAAAAGTATATTTTTCAAGGTTGTACTTCTAGGAAGAGCTACATTAGCACACATGATCTGCAAAGACGTTTTCTAGATCCCATTGTCTTGCTAGGGTGTGTGGAGCTTATTAACACCCTTTGAGGGtgtctttttggggggaggggggttcaaCCCAGGCCCTGGGCTGTTATAGTTGTGATTCAAGTCACTCAAGCATAATTCATAATACTCACACATCATTCCCTGTTTCATTCCAAAGGGCACAGTAGATCAAGTGCATGAACCCACTGTCTCTCTCCACAATCCCCTCTTGGCCTTCTGCTGCACTGGCATTGCATAAGATGTTTGCACATACAAACATTTGCACTAATACAGACAGCCATTGTGCAAGCTGGGAATGAGTGATGATGGATGGCCAGACTTTGAAACCATCTCATACAGAAAAGAAATCAAAAGTTCTTCCTTCTCTGGTGCTGCTTACCCTTAAGACCCtccaaacctggaaaaaaacagcaacaaaataccCTGCCAACCTGGAAACACCCTGAAATGTCAAGTAATGCTATGCAATGTGACAACTCAACTCCCATTGCCTTGAAAAGAATAATCTGCTGTTGTGAGGCTTCGGACAGGTTGAAGAAGATGTATTTCTTAATGGTCAGTAAATGTATGATATTTCATGTGTTTTGTGTTCAGATGCTAATTAATGTAAGCCAATTTGATAGgagggtgtatatatactgtaataAAAGAACGTAACAATAATGGTTGTCATGATTATTGTGTAGTGGACATCAATAACAAATGCAGAAATAGAAAGGATACTTGCCATCTTATGTACACATTTTGGTGCCTCACAATTAGACACATACACCCCAGATATCTGAAAATTGCCTTTGCTCTGATAGTAGAAAACTTAAAATGATCATCTGACCAACCATGTTTCTGAGAGCATGTACAAAGGGGAAAACAATTCTTGCTTAAAAAACCCAACATAGGAATAGTGCTTCTGAGGAAATATAAGAAATGGTGAAAAGAAGTTTAGATGGGGGTTTGGCTGCTTTGAAGAGCTGGGAGCTTTCAATGCTGCC
Encoded proteins:
- the FPGT gene encoding fucose-1-phosphate guanylyltransferase, translating into NVLFSTGRTVQTGEFWDTIVITAVDKKQEIAYQQQLSAKLKRKELPLGVDYHVFVDPPGPKIGNGGSTLHVLQCLEEHYGDKWDSLTVLLIHSGGYSQRLPNASALGKIFTALPFGDPVYQMLDLKLAMYIDFPIHMSPGVLITCADDIELYNIEATEFIRFDRPGFTALAHPSTLTIGMSHGVFVLEPPLQVTEKRDLEYRFCHRFLHKPSIESMYQLGAVYKRHNCQTNELPRDLESSTVDPEYVYTDSLFYIDHSTAKLLLGFYKQLGMLCCEVDAYGDFLQAIGSGATQGYAENVTKEDSGLMEIREKLFALLKGLPFNVILLNNSKFYHIGTIQECLFHFTSDRKLRLEMGLLPAVFSICPNGIEDLGKSPCIIHSLLNLQCSVAPGSVVEYSRLGPEVSIGTNCIISGCSIDTKADIPPNTFLTTLSMRIDGELMYVSMVFGIEDNLKKNVTDLTDTQLLSFFGISLVQFLELWGLSVSGELFSGDKTHLSLWTVRIFPVCSTLSDSVKVSLGILNSVQNKSPFKLNGFKLLSVEEMLQYKDVEDMLKFRQQLYEEISLQKQKEKSDL